Proteins encoded in a region of the Nitrospira sp. genome:
- a CDS encoding DUF3365 domain-containing protein gives MIRRRLLPALGVFLASVLGPLSVFAGDDAVETGRLLAILLDAGRGAVAANQPLINDASKGDKGFTPDVFAQQLAEKFKARTGVDLGNLKTSGVPGSAQKLLPELVAAAKQTVADNQATINKPGVGYKGFTPAHFGTQTAAGFSAKTSIYMKQTTTDTLLRNPKNKADAFEAGMMKKLGDPGYPRQGDKIMSEPVGGDVRVMLPLFYGKGCMGCHGGPKGETDVSGYKKEGANEGDLGGAVSVKLPAK, from the coding sequence ATGATCCGACGAAGATTACTTCCGGCACTCGGAGTGTTTCTCGCTTCGGTGCTTGGCCCACTGTCGGTCTTTGCGGGGGATGACGCGGTTGAAACCGGTCGCCTTCTGGCCATCCTGCTGGACGCCGGGCGTGGCGCCGTTGCGGCCAATCAGCCGTTGATCAATGATGCGAGCAAAGGGGACAAGGGGTTTACACCTGATGTATTCGCCCAACAGCTTGCGGAGAAATTCAAGGCGCGAACTGGAGTGGATTTAGGTAATTTGAAAACAAGCGGTGTTCCTGGATCGGCGCAGAAACTTCTTCCGGAACTCGTCGCAGCCGCAAAACAAACGGTCGCAGATAATCAAGCGACCATCAACAAGCCTGGTGTGGGATACAAGGGGTTTACACCGGCGCACTTTGGAACGCAGACAGCTGCAGGGTTCAGCGCCAAGACGAGCATCTACATGAAGCAGACGACGACCGATACCTTGCTCCGAAACCCAAAGAATAAGGCAGATGCCTTTGAAGCCGGAATGATGAAAAAGCTCGGCGATCCCGGCTATCCACGCCAGGGAGACAAGATCATGAGTGAGCCCGTCGGCGGAGATGTTCGAGTGATGCTGCCGTTGTTTTACGGCAAAGGTTGCATGGGCTGCCACGGTGGGCCAAAAGGCGAGACGGATGTCTCCGGCTACAAGAAAGAGGGCGCGAACGAAGGTGACCTGGGAGGTGCCGTCAGCGTCAAGCTTCCTGCCAAATAG
- a CDS encoding VIT1/CCC1 transporter family protein — translation MQAASAYDPRLARDLILDELFDLSLYKALRGVTEPDVHDTLDELIKVETAHLAFWQRFFNLKLEQLDLGRRIKLSVMMLVCRLFGSTAVHLVLEAIEVHGVRKYLALWRAYQGKPLAEALRGILMDEFKHEDVLVTALTQRKINPEKIRNIFLGLNDGLVEILGAVSGFFGAFGSTTMVLIAASTTAVAGALSMAAGAFLALNSEKEVKSTEVAKKLFLGEESEFTPMEEQPLSSALVVGSAYLLGAIVPVFPVLIGATDALFSILTAGLMVVLVSTILSFLSGMDIKRRIVLNLVIITVAVSISYGIGIVAKNYWGIAL, via the coding sequence ATGCAGGCTGCTTCAGCCTATGACCCTCGCCTCGCACGGGATCTGATCCTCGACGAGCTATTCGATCTTTCCCTCTACAAAGCCCTTCGAGGTGTGACTGAACCGGACGTCCATGACACGCTGGATGAATTGATCAAGGTTGAAACCGCGCATCTCGCCTTCTGGCAGCGATTCTTCAATCTCAAACTGGAGCAGCTCGACCTCGGACGGCGTATCAAATTATCCGTCATGATGCTGGTCTGCCGGCTCTTCGGCTCGACGGCCGTCCACCTGGTCCTCGAAGCGATCGAAGTGCACGGGGTGCGGAAGTACCTGGCCCTCTGGCGGGCCTACCAGGGCAAACCGCTGGCCGAGGCCTTGCGCGGAATTCTCATGGATGAATTCAAGCATGAAGACGTGCTCGTCACGGCACTCACGCAGCGAAAGATCAATCCTGAGAAGATCCGCAATATTTTCCTTGGACTGAATGACGGCCTGGTGGAGATTCTTGGCGCGGTGAGCGGATTCTTCGGAGCCTTCGGCAGCACGACGATGGTGCTGATCGCCGCTTCGACCACGGCCGTCGCGGGGGCCCTGTCGATGGCCGCCGGTGCATTCCTGGCGCTTAATTCTGAGAAAGAAGTGAAATCGACCGAAGTCGCAAAGAAGCTTTTTCTAGGCGAGGAATCTGAATTTACCCCGATGGAAGAACAACCGCTGTCATCGGCGCTGGTGGTCGGCTCAGCCTACCTGCTGGGCGCCATCGTCCCGGTGTTCCCCGTGCTGATCGGCGCCACCGATGCGCTGTTTTCCATCCTGACGGCCGGCCTCATGGTGGTGCTCGTCTCGACGATTCTATCGTTCCTGTCCGGCATGGACATCAAACGACGCATCGTGCTCAACCTGGTGATCATCACCGTGGCGGTCAGCATCAGCTATGGGATCGGAATCGTTGCAAAAAACTACTGGGGGATTGCGCTGTAG
- a CDS encoding radical SAM protein, producing the protein MKSNQGVCLRVFLIHVRDPQFYALPAKTRAKNGNIRVMGFPPIGIMSLSSVVKQAGHECVMFDQANPDTPNDVIIDQINREQPDLVGLSFLSTTSYPYAKILARQIRATNPKVKLAFGGVFASLNAPLVKLQCPEVDYVCRGDGEQLLLDLLANFDSPEAVASLTWMKDGKVVHNPNRPMERHLDQWPFPDRESLKLDFIESMPLDVPAVLSMERFTTMQTSRGCPWPCVFCDIPIFNEGKWRARTPAHVVAELKYLEEHGYGSVYFVDDHFLLQPKRIEAICQGAMDEKLTIQWGIEGRVDSVAQHLFPAMAKAHCRTVMFGIESGSQKILDRLKKEQTLAEVTTAVKNAKKAGIEIVHGFFTVGNPDETVEDMKATFDFAAKLPLDTFGFNRLCVYRGTPLWQEYVKRGLVQESTDWYKYFKCSEIDPTCLPGETINRVRQKGLQKLFMYKLFCYPIQTIRLLRRFLRFMPVRDVVFLITKPFMGQKKGATKSEVLSRAVEHADMKDAAAQMTQMTDEMLHDVLEASRAERERIQREAEGSRELPMFSAR; encoded by the coding sequence TTGAAGTCGAACCAAGGAGTCTGTCTGCGAGTTTTTCTCATCCACGTCCGCGATCCCCAGTTCTACGCGCTTCCGGCGAAAACCCGCGCGAAAAACGGCAATATCCGTGTCATGGGTTTCCCGCCCATCGGTATCATGTCGCTCTCGTCCGTTGTGAAGCAGGCCGGGCACGAGTGCGTGATGTTCGATCAGGCGAATCCCGACACGCCGAACGACGTCATCATTGATCAGATCAATCGCGAGCAGCCGGACCTCGTCGGCCTGAGCTTCCTGAGTACGACCAGTTATCCCTACGCCAAAATTCTTGCACGGCAGATTCGCGCGACCAATCCAAAAGTAAAACTGGCCTTCGGCGGCGTCTTTGCCAGTCTCAATGCCCCGCTGGTCAAATTGCAGTGCCCCGAAGTCGATTATGTTTGTCGTGGCGACGGTGAGCAGCTGTTGCTTGATCTGCTCGCGAATTTTGACAGCCCGGAAGCCGTGGCCAGCTTGACGTGGATGAAGGACGGGAAAGTCGTGCACAATCCAAACCGTCCGATGGAACGCCATTTGGACCAGTGGCCCTTCCCTGATCGAGAGAGCTTGAAACTCGACTTCATTGAGTCGATGCCGTTGGATGTGCCGGCGGTGCTGTCGATGGAACGATTTACGACGATGCAGACCTCGCGCGGCTGCCCCTGGCCTTGCGTATTTTGCGACATTCCGATTTTCAACGAGGGCAAGTGGCGGGCACGAACGCCTGCGCATGTGGTCGCCGAGCTCAAGTATCTCGAAGAGCATGGCTATGGCTCGGTCTATTTCGTGGACGATCATTTTCTGCTTCAGCCGAAGCGGATCGAGGCCATTTGCCAAGGGGCGATGGATGAGAAGCTGACCATTCAGTGGGGCATTGAAGGGCGGGTCGATTCCGTCGCCCAGCATCTCTTTCCCGCGATGGCCAAGGCCCATTGCCGCACGGTTATGTTCGGGATCGAGAGCGGCAGTCAGAAGATCCTCGACCGGTTGAAGAAAGAGCAGACGCTGGCGGAAGTGACGACGGCGGTCAAGAACGCCAAGAAGGCCGGCATCGAGATCGTGCACGGATTCTTCACCGTCGGCAATCCAGACGAAACCGTCGAAGATATGAAGGCCACGTTTGACTTCGCCGCCAAGCTGCCGCTGGATACATTCGGCTTCAACCGGCTCTGTGTCTACCGCGGGACTCCGCTGTGGCAGGAATATGTGAAGCGCGGGCTGGTGCAGGAATCGACTGATTGGTACAAGTACTTCAAGTGCTCTGAAATCGATCCGACCTGTCTGCCGGGAGAAACCATCAATCGTGTGCGGCAGAAGGGGTTGCAGAAGTTGTTCATGTACAAGCTCTTCTGTTACCCGATCCAGACGATTCGTTTGCTCCGTCGATTTTTGCGGTTCATGCCGGTGCGTGACGTGGTATTTCTGATTACCAAACCCTTTATGGGTCAGAAAAAGGGCGCGACCAAATCAGAAGTGCTCTCGCGCGCGGTCGAGCACGCCGACATGAAAGATGCGGCGGCGCAGATGACGCAAATGACGGATGAGATGCTGCACGATGTGCTGGAAGCCTCCCGGGCTGAACGGGAGCGTATTCAACGAGAGGCGGAAGGATCACGCGAGCTTCCTATGTTTTCCGCACGATAG
- the sucD gene encoding succinate--CoA ligase subunit alpha — MSILVNKNTRVVVQGITGKEGSFHATQCKAYGTKVVAGVTPGKAGQEVEGIPVFNTVRDAVKKEGCDTSLIFVPPPFCADAILEAADAGVKLIICITEGIPVNDMVKVKRALHGRDVRLIGPNCPGVITVDEAKIGIMPGFIHKKGIVGVVSRSGTLTYEAVHQLSTLGLGETTCVGIGGDPVNGTGFVDVLALFEKDPETQGIVMIGEIGGDAEEKAAEFIKKNVKKPVVSFIAGITAPPGRRMGHAGAIVSGGKGTAAEKMKTLESAGVKVVKNPAEIGNAIKLALGR, encoded by the coding sequence ATGTCAATTCTCGTTAATAAAAACACGCGAGTGGTAGTGCAGGGGATCACGGGCAAGGAAGGCTCGTTCCATGCGACGCAATGCAAGGCGTATGGCACGAAGGTCGTTGCCGGTGTCACTCCCGGGAAGGCGGGACAGGAAGTTGAAGGCATTCCCGTGTTCAATACAGTACGGGATGCGGTCAAGAAAGAGGGCTGTGACACATCGCTGATTTTCGTGCCGCCGCCTTTCTGCGCCGATGCGATTCTGGAAGCCGCCGATGCCGGGGTGAAGCTGATCATCTGTATCACCGAAGGTATTCCGGTGAACGACATGGTGAAGGTGAAGCGAGCGTTACATGGCCGCGATGTGCGATTGATCGGGCCGAATTGCCCGGGCGTGATTACGGTCGATGAAGCGAAGATCGGGATCATGCCAGGATTTATCCATAAGAAGGGCATCGTCGGTGTCGTCTCGCGCAGCGGGACCCTCACCTATGAAGCGGTGCACCAGCTGTCGACCTTAGGTCTTGGCGAAACTACCTGCGTGGGGATCGGGGGCGATCCGGTCAATGGAACCGGCTTCGTCGATGTATTAGCGTTGTTCGAGAAAGATCCCGAGACCCAGGGGATCGTGATGATCGGTGAAATCGGTGGCGATGCCGAAGAGAAAGCCGCTGAGTTCATCAAGAAGAATGTGAAGAAGCCGGTCGTGAGTTTTATCGCCGGCATCACGGCTCCTCCAGGCCGCCGCATGGGCCACGCCGGTGCCATCGTCTCCGGCGGTAAGGGCACGGCAGCTGAAAAGATGAAGACGCTCGAGTCAGCCGGTGTGAAGGTCGTGAAGAATCCGGCAGAGATCGGCAACGCCATCAAGCTCGCGTTGGGCCGCTAA
- the sucC gene encoding ADP-forming succinate--CoA ligase subunit beta, which translates to MNVHEFQAKQLFAQFGVPVPRGKEVTSPEAATAWANELNTPVFVVKAQIHAGGRGKAGGVKITKDKAAVAGLAKELIGKTLVTHQTGPKGRQVHRLLLEEGANISKELYLSILVDRDSGWPVFIASTEGGMEIEEVAEKTPEKIIKELIDPAVGFQGYNGRNVAFALGLNTIEPAVMNPFIQMMGNLYRMFMEKHAAMVEINPLIITKEKTIVALDGKVSFDDNALFKHADVQQMRDLNEEEPLEIEAGASNLNYVKLDGNIGCMVNGAGLAMATMDVIKLAGSEPANFLDVGGGATKETVAAGFRILLKDPNVKGIFINIFGGIVRCERIANGVIEAAKEVKITVPLVVRLQGTNAEEGRKLLAESGLKLEVANDLWEAAQKIVKLTGKAA; encoded by the coding sequence ATGAATGTGCATGAGTTTCAGGCGAAGCAGTTGTTTGCGCAGTTCGGGGTGCCGGTCCCACGCGGAAAAGAAGTGACATCTCCGGAAGCGGCGACGGCCTGGGCCAACGAGCTGAACACGCCCGTATTCGTCGTGAAGGCGCAGATCCATGCGGGCGGCCGCGGCAAGGCGGGCGGCGTCAAGATCACCAAGGATAAGGCGGCGGTGGCAGGCCTGGCCAAGGAGCTGATCGGCAAGACGCTGGTGACTCACCAGACCGGTCCCAAAGGCCGTCAGGTCCATCGGCTCCTGCTCGAAGAAGGCGCGAACATCAGCAAGGAATTGTATTTGAGCATCCTGGTGGATCGCGATTCCGGTTGGCCCGTCTTCATCGCCAGCACCGAAGGCGGGATGGAAATCGAAGAGGTCGCGGAAAAGACACCCGAAAAGATCATCAAGGAATTGATCGATCCCGCCGTGGGATTCCAGGGCTACAACGGACGCAACGTGGCGTTTGCCCTCGGTCTCAATACGATCGAACCGGCCGTGATGAATCCCTTCATCCAGATGATGGGGAATCTCTATCGCATGTTTATGGAAAAGCACGCGGCGATGGTCGAGATCAACCCGCTCATCATCACCAAAGAAAAGACGATCGTCGCCCTCGACGGCAAAGTGTCCTTCGACGACAACGCGCTGTTCAAGCATGCCGATGTTCAGCAGATGCGCGATCTCAACGAAGAAGAGCCGCTGGAAATCGAAGCCGGTGCGAGCAATCTGAATTACGTCAAGCTGGACGGCAACATCGGTTGCATGGTCAACGGCGCGGGTCTGGCCATGGCGACGATGGATGTGATCAAGCTGGCGGGCAGCGAGCCGGCGAACTTTCTGGATGTCGGCGGCGGCGCGACCAAAGAGACGGTGGCAGCCGGATTCCGGATTCTCCTCAAGGATCCGAACGTCAAGGGCATCTTCATCAACATTTTCGGCGGCATCGTGCGCTGCGAGCGCATTGCCAACGGCGTGATCGAAGCGGCCAAGGAAGTGAAGATCACGGTGCCGCTGGTGGTTCGCTTGCAGGGAACGAATGCGGAAGAAGGTCGCAAGCTATTGGCTGAGTCCGGCTTGAAACTCGAAGTGGCCAACGACTTGTGGGAAGCGGCGCAGAAGATTGTGAAGCTGACCGGAAAAGCGGCGTAG
- a CDS encoding FAD-binding protein produces the protein MDIHALQQIVHKTRDARRKQTLPKFSPADRDQLIHKYHPDYRASAYRPIRFGPNIDEKTVVELATLLEGDSLIQDDVDLTPDYTTDVLVIGGGGAGCAAALHAHGAGAKVILATKLRLGDSNSVMAQGGMQISVAPEDSPVTHFLDTLKGGHMHNDHDLLKTMVDDGPAIAKWLIELGVLFDRQADGNLHVKKGGGSSKPRLLTCSDYTGLEIMRVLKDEVLNQKIQMLEFCAAVELLSDENGQCSGAIFKDLDNHRYVVVAAKSVILATGGIGRLHIQGFPTSNHYGATGDGLCLSYRMGAKLAHIDTFQYHPSGAVFPEQLVGQLVTEGIRSEGGHLVNAKGERFVNELDTRDVVSSSIIRECEEGRGIRTMSGRVGVWLDTPLLDVEHGPGTVEKHFPAMLMQFDRFGIDISKDPVLIYPTLHYQNGGVKIDTNSETNVKNLFVAGEASGGLHGRNRLMGNSLLDLMVFGKRSGLTAAGRAGSMKQGKLTVQHLQRFRADAKKHGNLSNVISPMVLPAYTRKES, from the coding sequence ATGGATATTCACGCGCTCCAACAGATTGTGCACAAAACTCGGGATGCTCGCCGGAAGCAAACCCTTCCCAAGTTTTCTCCTGCCGATCGCGATCAGCTGATTCACAAGTATCACCCGGACTATCGGGCGAGTGCCTATCGTCCGATCCGGTTCGGTCCCAATATCGACGAGAAGACGGTCGTCGAGTTGGCGACGTTGCTCGAAGGAGACAGCCTGATCCAGGACGATGTGGATCTGACTCCGGACTACACCACCGATGTGTTAGTGATCGGCGGCGGCGGGGCCGGTTGCGCTGCGGCGCTGCACGCGCACGGAGCCGGCGCAAAAGTCATTCTGGCCACCAAGCTCAGACTGGGCGATTCCAATAGCGTGATGGCGCAGGGCGGGATGCAGATCTCCGTGGCGCCGGAGGATTCTCCGGTCACGCATTTCCTCGATACCCTCAAGGGCGGCCACATGCACAACGACCATGATCTGTTGAAGACCATGGTGGATGACGGACCTGCGATCGCCAAGTGGCTCATCGAACTGGGGGTGTTGTTCGATCGCCAAGCCGATGGAAATCTGCATGTAAAAAAAGGCGGCGGCAGCTCCAAGCCGCGGCTTCTGACCTGCTCGGACTATACCGGTCTGGAGATCATGCGGGTGCTCAAGGACGAAGTGCTGAATCAAAAAATCCAGATGTTGGAATTCTGCGCAGCGGTGGAGTTGCTCAGCGATGAGAACGGTCAGTGCAGCGGCGCCATTTTCAAGGATTTGGACAATCACCGGTATGTCGTCGTGGCCGCAAAGTCGGTGATCCTCGCGACCGGCGGGATCGGCCGTCTCCACATCCAAGGATTCCCGACCAGCAATCACTACGGTGCGACCGGCGACGGGCTCTGTCTCTCTTACCGCATGGGTGCCAAGCTGGCGCACATCGATACGTTCCAATATCACCCCTCCGGCGCGGTTTTCCCCGAGCAGTTGGTGGGACAGTTGGTGACCGAAGGAATTCGTTCCGAAGGCGGTCATCTGGTCAATGCCAAGGGCGAACGGTTCGTGAACGAGCTCGACACCCGCGACGTCGTCTCGTCCTCCATCATCCGCGAGTGCGAAGAGGGCCGCGGTATTCGTACGATGTCGGGCCGGGTGGGTGTCTGGCTGGACACGCCGCTGCTTGATGTAGAGCACGGACCCGGCACTGTTGAGAAACACTTCCCGGCGATGCTGATGCAGTTCGACCGGTTCGGCATCGATATCAGCAAAGATCCGGTGTTGATCTATCCGACGCTGCACTATCAGAACGGCGGCGTGAAGATCGATACGAATTCTGAAACCAACGTGAAGAATTTGTTCGTGGCCGGCGAAGCCTCCGGAGGCCTCCACGGACGCAATCGATTGATGGGGAATTCGTTGCTCGACCTGATGGTCTTCGGCAAGCGCTCGGGATTGACGGCCGCCGGGCGGGCCGGCTCGATGAAGCAGGGGAAGCTCACCGTGCAGCATCTGCAGCGGTTCCGGGCCGATGCGAAAAAGCACGGCAATCTGAGCAATGTGATCTCGCCCATGGTCCTCCCGGCCTACACCAGAAAAGAGAGCTAA
- a CDS encoding 2Fe-2S iron-sulfur cluster-binding protein: protein MAQEDSNVIDQPEVMKPRMVSIEISGKKYEVPGGITVIKALWYTGQEVVRGAGCLGGFCGACATYYRTKDDPKVRTCLACQMAVQDGMSFTIMPPFPARKATYDIQTLKDPKQDLFNLYPEAPLCRNCNACTEACPQKIDVREGVWKAVFGDFKSVSEMFMDCVMCGMCTPVCIADIAPNLVALYVSRAQGAHFTEKAQGLETRIKEIQDGRFNDEWKKVLAMSEKELADHCATVK, encoded by the coding sequence ATGGCACAAGAAGACAGCAACGTAATCGATCAGCCTGAGGTGATGAAGCCCCGGATGGTCTCGATCGAAATCTCCGGCAAGAAGTATGAGGTGCCGGGGGGCATCACCGTCATCAAGGCTCTGTGGTACACGGGGCAGGAAGTGGTGCGGGGGGCCGGTTGTCTCGGCGGGTTCTGCGGCGCCTGTGCGACCTACTATCGAACGAAGGACGATCCCAAGGTACGGACATGCCTGGCCTGCCAGATGGCGGTGCAGGACGGGATGTCGTTCACGATCATGCCGCCGTTTCCCGCGCGGAAGGCGACCTACGACATCCAAACGCTCAAAGATCCCAAACAGGACCTGTTCAATCTTTATCCTGAAGCCCCGCTCTGCCGGAATTGTAACGCCTGCACCGAAGCCTGTCCCCAGAAGATCGATGTCCGCGAAGGCGTCTGGAAAGCCGTCTTCGGAGACTTCAAGAGCGTGTCCGAGATGTTTATGGACTGTGTCATGTGCGGTATGTGCACACCGGTTTGCATCGCCGACATTGCGCCCAATCTGGTGGCGCTCTATGTGAGCCGTGCGCAGGGGGCGCATTTTACGGAAAAGGCCCAAGGGCTGGAGACCCGCATTAAAGAAATTCAGGACGGACGATTCAACGATGAGTGGAAGAAGGTTCTTGCCATGAGTGAGAAGGAACTCGCCGACCACTGTGCGACCGTAAAATAG
- a CDS encoding NADP-dependent isocitrate dehydrogenase → MSTKADKIIYTKTDEAPMFATYSFLPIINAFSKAAGVSVELRDISLAGRILAVFPEYLTPEQKQPDALSELGELAKRPEANIIKLPNISASLPQIQGAIKELQSQGYKLPEYPENPKDDKEKDIKSRYDKVKGSAVNPVLREGNSDRRAPLSVKAHTRKHPHKMGAWSPDSKSHVSHMKGGDFFSNEKSMTTTAATDAKIEFVGQDGKTTVLKPKVALQAGEVVDATFMSVKALRTFLEEQIQDAAKQGVLFSLHMKATMMKVSDPKIFGHAVTVYYKDVFAKHGETLKKLGVDPDNGIGDLYAKIKALPEDQRKAIEADIQAVYKQRPPMAMVNSDKGITNLHVPSDIIIDASMPPVIRDSGKMWGPDGKAADAKCVIPDASYAPVYREVIDFCKKHGALDPKTMGSVPNVGLMAQAAEEYGSHDKTFKVPGNGTIRVVDATGKTLLEHQVEEGDIWRMCQVKDAPIRDWVKLAVTRARATGAPAIFWLNKDRAHDAQLITKVNQYLKEHDTNGLDIRIMTPADATRLSLERIKEGKDTISVTGNVLRDYLTDLFPILEIGTSAKMLSIVPLLNGGGLFETGAGGSAPKHVQQFQEEGYLRWDSLGEFLALAASLEHLAKVANNPAAKMLADTLDQANAKFLESNKSPARKVGEIDNRGSHFYLALYWAQALAQQTQDKNLAARFVKVAKEMTDNEAKIAGELIAAQGKPVDTGGYYHPDDAKSSKAMRPSATLNKIIDAIA, encoded by the coding sequence ATGAGCACAAAAGCGGACAAGATCATCTACACCAAGACCGATGAAGCGCCGATGTTTGCGACGTATTCGTTCTTGCCGATCATCAATGCCTTCAGCAAGGCAGCCGGTGTGTCGGTGGAACTGCGGGATATCTCGCTGGCCGGCCGCATCCTCGCGGTGTTTCCGGAATACCTGACGCCGGAGCAAAAGCAGCCGGATGCACTGTCCGAATTGGGCGAACTGGCCAAGAGGCCGGAAGCCAATATCATCAAGTTGCCCAACATCAGCGCCTCGTTGCCCCAGATACAGGGAGCCATTAAGGAATTACAGAGCCAGGGTTACAAGCTGCCCGAGTACCCGGAAAATCCGAAGGACGATAAAGAGAAGGACATTAAGTCCCGTTACGACAAAGTCAAAGGCAGCGCCGTCAATCCGGTATTGCGCGAAGGCAACTCGGATCGCCGCGCGCCCTTGTCCGTCAAGGCCCACACGAGGAAACATCCGCACAAAATGGGCGCCTGGAGTCCGGACTCCAAATCGCATGTCAGCCATATGAAGGGCGGGGACTTCTTCTCGAATGAGAAGTCGATGACGACGACGGCGGCCACCGATGCCAAGATCGAGTTCGTGGGCCAGGACGGCAAGACCACGGTGCTCAAGCCGAAAGTGGCCTTGCAGGCAGGGGAAGTGGTCGACGCGACCTTCATGAGCGTCAAGGCGTTGCGCACGTTCCTCGAAGAGCAGATTCAGGATGCGGCCAAGCAGGGTGTGCTGTTCTCGCTCCATATGAAGGCTACGATGATGAAGGTCTCGGATCCTAAGATCTTCGGTCATGCCGTGACGGTCTACTACAAAGATGTGTTTGCGAAGCACGGCGAGACGCTCAAAAAGCTGGGTGTGGATCCGGACAACGGCATCGGTGACCTCTATGCGAAGATCAAGGCCTTGCCTGAGGATCAGCGTAAGGCGATCGAAGCCGACATCCAGGCGGTGTACAAGCAGCGGCCTCCGATGGCGATGGTGAACAGCGACAAGGGCATCACCAATCTGCACGTGCCGAGCGACATCATCATCGATGCCTCCATGCCGCCGGTCATTCGCGACAGCGGCAAGATGTGGGGGCCGGACGGCAAGGCGGCGGACGCGAAGTGCGTCATTCCCGATGCCAGCTATGCGCCGGTCTATCGTGAGGTGATCGATTTCTGCAAGAAGCACGGCGCCCTCGATCCGAAGACCATGGGCAGCGTGCCCAACGTCGGACTCATGGCACAGGCGGCGGAAGAGTACGGTTCACACGACAAGACCTTTAAGGTGCCGGGCAACGGCACGATCCGTGTGGTGGATGCCACAGGGAAGACATTGCTGGAACACCAGGTCGAAGAGGGCGATATCTGGCGCATGTGCCAGGTGAAGGATGCCCCGATCCGCGACTGGGTGAAGCTGGCGGTGACTCGTGCGCGGGCGACCGGCGCCCCGGCGATTTTCTGGCTGAACAAGGATCGCGCGCATGACGCGCAACTGATCACGAAGGTGAATCAGTATTTGAAGGAGCACGATACGAACGGTTTGGACATCCGGATCATGACGCCGGCGGATGCCACGCGTCTCTCGTTGGAGCGGATCAAGGAAGGCAAGGACACGATCTCTGTGACCGGGAACGTGTTACGCGATTATCTGACGGACCTGTTCCCGATTCTCGAAATCGGCACCAGCGCCAAGATGCTGTCGATTGTGCCGTTGCTCAACGGCGGCGGTCTCTTCGAGACCGGTGCGGGCGGATCCGCGCCGAAGCACGTGCAGCAGTTCCAGGAAGAGGGCTATCTCCGGTGGGACTCGCTCGGCGAGTTCCTGGCGTTGGCCGCCTCGCTGGAGCATTTGGCCAAAGTGGCCAACAATCCGGCCGCGAAGATGCTGGCGGACACCCTCGATCAAGCCAATGCCAAGTTCCTTGAGAGCAATAAATCGCCGGCGCGCAAGGTCGGCGAAATCGACAACCGCGGCAGTCATTTCTATCTGGCGTTGTACTGGGCGCAGGCATTGGCCCAGCAGACGCAGGATAAGAACCTGGCGGCGCGTTTCGTCAAGGTTGCCAAGGAGATGACGGACAATGAAGCCAAGATTGCCGGTGAATTGATCGCCGCGCAAGGGAAGCCGGTCGATACCGGTGGTTACTATCATCCTGACGATGCGAAATCCTCGAAGGCGATGCGCCCGAGCGCGACGCTGAACAAGATCATCGACGCGATTGCATAA